In one Myxococcaceae bacterium JPH2 genomic region, the following are encoded:
- a CDS encoding RNA methyltransferase produces the protein MRPGEYLTVVLHQTRSPENMGAVARVMANFGFSRLILSDPVITSFRGAERLAVKSEHLLEAMTVVRDLPEALTDCVYAVGTTSRTQLEGRSALTPEEAVRRLAEESRRGRVALVFGGEQRGMSDEELSKCEDVLAIPTCDVQPSMNLAQSAAVLMYLCHRQGLELPAEPAPEPGARLGTLNALGQRMREVLLQADFLNPEAPHHVLNELNLSLMRAKLTQREAELWLNAFKHLGRAVARDAAR, from the coding sequence ATGCGTCCGGGTGAGTACCTGACCGTTGTTCTTCATCAGACGCGATCACCCGAGAACATGGGTGCCGTCGCCCGGGTCATGGCCAACTTCGGCTTCTCCCGGCTCATTTTGTCCGATCCCGTCATCACCTCGTTCCGCGGGGCCGAGCGGCTCGCCGTGAAGAGTGAGCACTTGCTCGAGGCGATGACCGTGGTGCGCGATCTGCCAGAGGCGCTCACTGACTGCGTGTACGCGGTGGGCACCACGTCTCGCACCCAACTCGAGGGGCGGTCGGCGCTGACCCCCGAAGAGGCGGTGCGGCGGCTGGCGGAGGAGAGTCGGCGGGGACGCGTGGCGCTCGTCTTCGGCGGCGAGCAGCGAGGCATGTCGGACGAGGAGCTGTCCAAGTGCGAGGACGTGCTCGCCATCCCCACGTGTGATGTGCAGCCGTCCATGAACCTGGCGCAGTCCGCGGCGGTGCTGATGTACCTCTGCCACCGTCAGGGGTTGGAGCTGCCCGCGGAGCCGGCGCCCGAGCCGGGCGCGCGCCTGGGCACGTTGAACGCGTTGGGCCAGCGCATGCGTGAGGTGCTGCTGCAGGCGGACTTCCTCAACCCGGAGGCGCCGCACCACGTGCTGAACGAGCTGAACCTGAGTCTGATGCGAGCGAAGCTGACCCAGCGCGAGGCGGAGTTGTGGCTCAACGCCTTCAAGCACCTGGGCCGCGCGGTGGCCCGGGACGCCGCCCGCTGA
- a CDS encoding vegetative protein, giving the protein MAEATQTTKKLTHWPRTAKGSGKKACTVEGCKRPYRAKSYCFFHFKKWRQGELPHSRYRVCSKAECRTKTMKGGLCEKHYNETYKKEAAA; this is encoded by the coding sequence ATGGCTGAGGCCACCCAGACGACCAAGAAGCTCACCCACTGGCCGCGCACCGCCAAGGGCAGCGGCAAGAAGGCGTGCACCGTGGAGGGCTGCAAGCGCCCCTACCGCGCCAAGAGCTACTGCTTCTTCCACTTCAAGAAGTGGCGCCAGGGCGAGCTGCCCCACTCGCGCTACCGCGTCTGCTCCAAGGCGGAGTGCCGCACCAAGACGATGAAGGGCGGCCTGTGCGAGAAGCACTACAACGAGACGTACAAGAAGGAGGCGGCGGCCTAA
- a CDS encoding trypsin-like peptidase domain-containing protein, which translates to MGWTRVKGLIGVAALLVAVGAPAWASRPLWVEAPHRALNRQRSIISDVARRAMPAVVSITTRQATTESVVSGEEPQKGIGSGFIIHPDGYILTSAHVVEGATEVLISVLDTRGYPEEFPARVVGEDPRTDCALLKISAPRKLPVLKLASASHVRVADWIVVIGNPFGLAHSVTVGVVSYLGRTDVTPNGRDGDFDYIQMDASINPGNSGGPVLDIHGDVVAVANAVNVAGQGIGFAIPIDIAKTVIPHLKARGRMRRGWLGISVQDYSPEVAAAFNLPQGRGVVVTDVIEGGPGAAAGLRVGDVITRLDRRTVSRAHTMRWQVAARGVGHRVRLQVRRLGHPLRVRVKLEEMPPEEPSPAQAMATAPPAPRRPTRSSSVLEDLLSPVPRARAFHPGGEAFRASPDDAEDDPPEP; encoded by the coding sequence ATGGGCTGGACCCGAGTCAAGGGCCTCATCGGAGTGGCCGCGCTACTCGTCGCGGTGGGCGCGCCCGCGTGGGCTTCGCGCCCGCTGTGGGTGGAGGCCCCCCATCGCGCGCTGAATCGACAGCGCTCCATCATCAGCGACGTGGCGAGGCGGGCGATGCCGGCCGTGGTGTCCATCACCACACGCCAGGCCACCACCGAGTCCGTCGTGTCCGGTGAGGAGCCCCAGAAGGGCATCGGCTCGGGCTTCATCATCCACCCGGACGGATACATCCTCACCAGCGCGCACGTCGTGGAGGGCGCCACGGAGGTCCTCATCTCCGTGCTCGACACGCGGGGCTATCCCGAGGAGTTCCCCGCGCGCGTGGTGGGCGAGGATCCGCGCACGGACTGCGCGCTCCTGAAAATCTCCGCGCCCCGCAAGCTGCCCGTGCTGAAGCTCGCCTCCGCGTCGCACGTGCGCGTGGCTGATTGGATCGTCGTCATCGGCAACCCCTTCGGGCTGGCGCACTCGGTGACGGTGGGCGTGGTGAGCTACCTGGGCCGCACGGACGTGACGCCCAACGGCCGCGACGGCGACTTCGACTACATCCAGATGGACGCCTCCATCAACCCGGGCAACTCGGGGGGCCCGGTGCTGGACATCCACGGGGACGTGGTCGCGGTGGCCAACGCCGTCAACGTGGCGGGCCAGGGCATCGGCTTCGCCATCCCCATCGACATCGCCAAGACGGTGATTCCGCACCTGAAGGCCCGGGGGCGCATGCGCCGAGGTTGGCTGGGCATCAGTGTGCAGGACTACTCGCCCGAGGTGGCCGCCGCGTTCAACCTGCCCCAGGGGCGGGGCGTGGTGGTGACGGACGTCATCGAGGGGGGGCCCGGGGCCGCCGCCGGCCTGCGCGTGGGTGACGTCATCACTCGGCTGGACCGGCGCACCGTCTCACGCGCCCACACCATGCGCTGGCAGGTGGCCGCCCGAGGCGTGGGCCACCGCGTCCGGCTCCAGGTGCGCCGGCTGGGCCACCCGCTCCGGGTGCGCGTGAAGCTGGAGGAGATGCCGCCCGAGGAGCCCTCGCCCGCCCAGGCCATGGCGACGGCGCCGCCCGCGCCCCGCCGCCCTACGCGCTCCAGCTCCGTGCTGGAGGACCTGTTGTCCCCCGTCCCCCGGGCCCGCGCCTTCCATCCAGGCGGAGAGGCGTTCCGCGCCTCGCCCGACGACGCCGAGGATGATCCGCCCGAGCCCTGA
- a CDS encoding TlpA family protein disulfide reductase, protein MAAVAFLGVREAQRARLAPDGTSAPTLQMRKHDGGTLSLADLHGKVVMLDFWATWCPPCREEMPSLVKLAKEYESKGLVFVAANRDDDATAAQEVDYFLRRFQPGLAPHVVYAPDELAAEFQVNALPTLYFLDRDGKVTDAQRGMLSEDALRRRIERALE, encoded by the coding sequence ATGGCGGCGGTGGCCTTCCTCGGGGTCCGCGAAGCGCAGCGGGCTCGGTTGGCGCCGGATGGCACGTCCGCGCCCACCCTGCAGATGCGCAAGCATGACGGCGGCACGCTGTCGCTGGCGGACCTGCACGGCAAGGTGGTGATGCTCGACTTCTGGGCGACGTGGTGCCCGCCGTGTCGCGAGGAGATGCCGTCGCTGGTGAAGCTGGCGAAGGAGTACGAGTCGAAGGGGCTCGTCTTCGTCGCCGCGAACCGCGATGACGACGCGACCGCCGCGCAGGAGGTGGACTACTTCCTGCGGCGCTTCCAGCCCGGGTTGGCGCCGCATGTCGTGTACGCGCCGGACGAGCTGGCGGCCGAGTTCCAGGTGAACGCGCTGCCGACGCTCTACTTCCTCGATCGCGACGGCAAGGTGACGGACGCCCAGCGCGGCATGCTGTCCGAGGACGCGCTCCGACGCCGCATCGAGCGCGCGCTGGAGTAG